In Marinobacterium sp. LSUCC0821, the DNA window ACAGCCGTGCGTGCTGATGCTCAGCCTAAAGATATCGTACAGCCAGGCCACATCTTTCCATTGATGGCACAGCCAGGTGGTGTATTGAGCCGTGCTGGCCATACTGAAGCGGGTTGTGATCTTGCTCGTCTTGCCGGCATGAGTGCAGCATCAGTCATTGTCGAAGTGATGAACGAAGATGGCACCATGGCGCGCCGTCCTGATCTAGAGCTGTTCGCAAAAGAGCATAACCTTAAGATCGGTACTATCGCCGACCTTATTCAGTATCGTACAGCCAATGAGCGCACCGTAACTGTCTCTGAAAAAGGGCAGATTGCGACCGACTATGGTCAGTTTGATTTCACTCTGTTCCATGACGAGATTCTTGGTTGTAACCACTTGGCGATGCACCTTGGTGAAATCAAACACGATGAGCCAACGCTTGTTCGTGTTCACAACCGTACTGAAGTGCTTCGCGATGTTGTTGGTGTTGCTGCGGATACAGAGCCAAAGTGGACGCTGCGTAAAGCGCTAGAGAAAATTGCCCAGGAAGGTAAGGGTGTTGCCCTGTTGATCGATAGCGGTCGCCGAGTTGATCTTGGTGATGCCCTATCAACAATCAATCAAGGTGGTAAACCTTCAAAAGTGAATGTGAACGCGTCAGGTGCCTACCTGACAGTCGGTACAGGTTCACAGATTCTACGTGATCTTGGTGTGGGGAAAATGCGCCTACTTAGCTCACCAATGAAATTTAACGCGATCTCAGGTTTCGACCTTGAGATTGAAGAATATATCCCTTTTACAGAGTGAAAAAAGCATGAGTGTAAAGGTAGTTGAAGGCGATTTCGTCGCTGCTAATGGTCGCTACACAATCGTTGTAGGCCGTTTCAATTCATTTGTTGTTGAGAGCCTATTGGAAGGCGCAATCGATGTTCTTAAACGCCATGGCGTTGCTGAAGATAACATCCGTATTGTGCGTGTTCCTGGTGCATTCGAAATCCCACTAGCGGTTAAACGCGTAGCACAGCAGAAGCAGGATGATGCCATCATCGCTCTTGGCGCTGTGATTCGTGGTGGTACGCCTCACTTTGAGTACGTTTCTAATGAAGCGTCTAAAGGCGTTGCGCAGGTATCTCTAGACTTTGATATCCCAGTCGCAAACGGCGTGCTAACTGTGAACTCTATTGAGCAAGCGATTGAGCGTTCGGGCACTAAAGCGGGTAACAAAGGTGCTGAAGC includes these proteins:
- the ribE gene encoding 6,7-dimethyl-8-ribityllumazine synthase, with the protein product MSVKVVEGDFVAANGRYTIVVGRFNSFVVESLLEGAIDVLKRHGVAEDNIRIVRVPGAFEIPLAVKRVAQQKQDDAIIALGAVIRGGTPHFEYVSNEASKGVAQVSLDFDIPVANGVLTVNSIEQAIERSGTKAGNKGAEAALSAVEMVSLLRQLEV
- the ribBA gene encoding bifunctional 3,4-dihydroxy-2-butanone-4-phosphate synthase/GTP cyclohydrolase II produces the protein MQLNTVEELIDDIRQGKMVILMDDEDRENEGDLVIAAEMVRPDDINFMAKNARGLICLTLTRDHCERLKLPLMVQSNGAAYSTNFTVSIEAAEGVTTGISAADRAHTVRTAVRADAQPKDIVQPGHIFPLMAQPGGVLSRAGHTEAGCDLARLAGMSAASVIVEVMNEDGTMARRPDLELFAKEHNLKIGTIADLIQYRTANERTVTVSEKGQIATDYGQFDFTLFHDEILGCNHLAMHLGEIKHDEPTLVRVHNRTEVLRDVVGVAADTEPKWTLRKALEKIAQEGKGVALLIDSGRRVDLGDALSTINQGGKPSKVNVNASGAYLTVGTGSQILRDLGVGKMRLLSSPMKFNAISGFDLEIEEYIPFTE